The following coding sequences are from one Myxococcus guangdongensis window:
- a CDS encoding acyl-CoA thioesterase produces MRMESPAPAPRRHRVEHVDTDASGVVHFSRYASLLETAALEELERRGSDLVKLEGQGLDLRVRELRIRYREAARFQDWLRLEARLEHVGPASLKLGVAVYREGPAPEPVLLASGSLDLAVVNRESGDPTCLPPNLSSALERSPSS; encoded by the coding sequence ATGAGGATGGAGTCCCCCGCCCCGGCGCCCCGGCGTCATCGGGTGGAGCACGTGGACACCGATGCGTCGGGCGTCGTGCACTTCTCGCGGTACGCGTCGCTGCTGGAGACGGCGGCGCTGGAGGAGCTGGAGCGTCGCGGCTCGGACCTCGTGAAGCTCGAGGGGCAGGGGTTGGATCTGCGCGTGCGTGAGCTGCGCATCCGCTACCGCGAGGCCGCGCGCTTCCAGGACTGGCTGCGGTTGGAGGCCCGTCTGGAGCACGTGGGCCCCGCGAGTCTGAAGCTGGGCGTGGCGGTCTACCGCGAGGGCCCCGCGCCCGAGCCGGTGCTGCTCGCCTCCGGAAGTCTGGACCTGGCTGTCGTCAATCGTGAGAGCGGAGACCCCACATGCCTTCCCCCGAACCTCAGCAGCGCCCTCGAGCGGTCCCCGTCGTCCTGA
- a CDS encoding non-ribosomal peptide synthetase, giving the protein MTLASANTGSNQSPRTQTEQVLCELWSVLLEVERVGVHDDFFQLGGHSLIATQLVSRINEIFQLRLPLPSIFDAPTIAQLASAIDASRGAATPSKDLKLRPGVRSSEAPLSYSQERLWFMEQLHPGQATHNIPIAYRITSALDFGVLQQALDEVLRRHESLRVTFASTESGPVARITPPGAFPLSVIDLCHLSADAREEEASRVATEQAHTPIDVRTGPIIRGTLLKLGAREHHLLLTMHHIVSDGWSVGVLLRELRAHYADFDAGRSSSRPELPVRYADFAAWQRQWLPPQAEERLLPYWRKRLAQAPSLLSLPSDRPRPPLQRFQGARRTFHIREETALALDALCRQERTTLFMTLLAGFCALLHRYSGQEDLLVGSPISGRIRPEVEGLIGFFVNTLTLRNDLSGNPRFVELLARVRETTLGAFAHQEFPFEKLVEALQPERTLSHAQLVQVMFVLQNAPTLEEDPSAALQLSALAEPWETNTGTSKCDLVLYMARSAEGLRATFEYDTDLFDEARIERMAGHLQVMLEAVAADPHQPLSALPLLTPAERTQVLRDWNSASADFPRDVCVHELFSRQAARTPDAVAVSYGGQGLTYRELDTRSNQLAHHLRAHGVGPEVLVGLCVERSVDLVVSMLGILKAGGAYLPLEASYPTERLSFMLQDSRVSLLLVHASRLQQLPPFAGPVVRIDTEREVIARCSALPVASTVCPDNLAYVIYTSGSTGRPKGSAIVHRGICALLFQTNFVRFSPKDRVAQASNASFDPSTFEIWGALLHGARLVGITADPAREPHELAAQIHDEAITVMFVTTAVLHLLARQIPDAFRDVHTLVFGGEAADPLALREVLRHGPPRRLLNGYGPTECTVFSTFHAIDSPPPLGQPVPIGRPITNGPVYLLDEHLRPVPVGVPGELYVAGERLGRGYFHRPDLTARTYVPDPFGSQPGGRLYKTGDLGRYLANGRIEYLGRADLQVKIRGFRVELGEVEESLRQHPSVEDCTVVALEMGGDRKLAAYLVSRGQAPSQSSLRAWLRERLPEHMVPASFTVLPVLPLTPNGKVDRRALPSPEAPQGEASTHQAPRTFTEETLCRMWASLLGMARVGIHDNFFHLGGHSLLATQVVSRVRAELGVEVSLRTLFSAPTVADLARHVSRAEPPVVLARPVPPLRKVSREGALRVSFAQERLWRFFQRAPESSAYNIPRAFRLKGRLEARHLEAAFQGLIARHETLRVTYSEEDGVPLQHLHPSMDFPFREVDLRGREDREEEARRLMLESALRPFDLTRGPLIHGMLLRLEDEEHLLFWSMHHITADGWSMGVISRELSRLYTASVTGGAHGLPPLGIQYPDYAAWQRDWLSGAELKERLGFWKKALAGAPTRLDLPTDKPRPSVRTFNGRHLSVELGVERSHALNALCRQEQVTPFMAVLAVFGAVLARHSGQEEVVIGSPIANRLRPELEPLIGMFVNGLCLRVNLQGRPAYRELLQRVREETLAGYAHQEVPLDQVMASLGVELPVNRPPVFQAMFVLQNAPTAPLELPGLTVLNESVNRGSVTYELTWALTETPEGFSGILEFNTDLFEPTTAARILADLLESLDAALADPDASLGLETRAG; this is encoded by the coding sequence ATGACGCTCGCCTCCGCGAACACCGGCAGCAATCAGTCACCTCGCACCCAGACGGAGCAGGTCCTCTGCGAGCTCTGGAGCGTGCTGCTGGAGGTCGAACGCGTGGGCGTCCACGACGACTTCTTCCAGCTCGGCGGCCACTCGCTCATCGCCACCCAGCTCGTCTCGCGCATCAACGAGATATTCCAACTGCGACTGCCGCTGCCGAGCATCTTCGATGCGCCCACCATCGCCCAGCTCGCCTCGGCCATCGACGCCTCTCGAGGCGCCGCGACCCCCAGCAAGGACCTCAAGCTGCGCCCGGGTGTCCGGAGCAGCGAAGCCCCGCTCTCCTATTCGCAGGAGCGGCTCTGGTTCATGGAGCAGCTCCACCCCGGGCAGGCCACCCACAACATCCCCATCGCCTATCGCATCACCTCCGCGCTCGACTTCGGCGTGCTCCAGCAGGCCCTGGACGAGGTGCTCCGTCGACACGAGTCTCTCCGCGTCACCTTCGCCTCCACGGAGTCGGGCCCCGTCGCACGCATCACACCCCCGGGTGCCTTCCCACTCTCGGTCATCGACCTGTGCCACCTCTCCGCAGACGCCCGCGAGGAGGAGGCGTCGCGAGTCGCCACGGAGCAGGCGCATACGCCCATCGACGTCCGCACCGGCCCCATCATCCGAGGCACCCTGCTCAAGCTCGGGGCGCGAGAGCATCATCTCCTGCTCACGATGCATCACATCGTGTCCGACGGCTGGTCCGTGGGTGTCCTCCTGCGCGAGCTGCGTGCGCACTACGCGGACTTCGACGCCGGCCGGTCGTCATCGCGCCCCGAGCTGCCCGTGCGGTACGCGGACTTCGCCGCCTGGCAGCGACAGTGGTTGCCCCCGCAAGCCGAGGAGCGGCTCCTGCCCTACTGGCGCAAGCGGCTCGCCCAAGCCCCCTCCCTCCTGTCGCTTCCCTCGGACCGCCCCCGGCCACCGCTCCAGCGCTTCCAGGGCGCACGGCGGACGTTCCACATCCGCGAGGAGACGGCGCTGGCCCTCGACGCGCTCTGCCGCCAGGAGCGCACCACGCTCTTCATGACGCTGCTCGCGGGCTTCTGCGCCCTGCTCCATCGCTACTCCGGCCAGGAGGACCTCCTCGTGGGCTCCCCCATCTCCGGACGCATCCGACCGGAGGTGGAAGGACTCATCGGCTTCTTCGTCAACACGCTCACGCTGCGCAATGACCTGTCGGGAAACCCGCGCTTCGTCGAGCTGCTCGCCCGGGTGCGTGAGACGACGCTCGGGGCCTTCGCCCACCAGGAGTTCCCCTTCGAGAAGCTGGTCGAGGCCCTCCAGCCCGAACGCACGCTCAGCCACGCGCAGCTCGTCCAGGTGATGTTCGTGCTGCAGAACGCGCCCACGCTGGAGGAGGACCCGTCCGCCGCGCTCCAGCTCTCCGCCCTGGCGGAGCCGTGGGAGACGAACACCGGCACATCGAAGTGCGACCTCGTCCTCTACATGGCGAGGAGCGCCGAGGGCCTGCGCGCCACGTTCGAGTACGACACGGACCTCTTCGACGAAGCGCGCATCGAGCGCATGGCCGGGCACCTCCAGGTGATGCTCGAGGCGGTGGCCGCCGACCCGCACCAACCCCTCTCGGCGCTGCCCCTGCTCACCCCCGCCGAGCGCACGCAGGTGCTGCGCGACTGGAACAGCGCCTCCGCGGACTTCCCTCGGGACGTCTGCGTCCACGAGCTGTTCTCACGTCAGGCCGCGAGGACTCCGGACGCGGTCGCCGTCTCCTACGGTGGGCAGGGCCTCACCTACCGGGAGCTCGACACGCGCTCCAATCAGCTCGCCCACCACCTGCGCGCGCACGGCGTGGGGCCCGAGGTGCTCGTCGGCCTGTGTGTCGAGCGCTCCGTGGACCTGGTCGTCAGCATGCTCGGCATCCTCAAGGCGGGAGGCGCGTACCTTCCGCTCGAGGCCTCGTATCCCACCGAGCGGCTGTCCTTCATGCTCCAGGACTCCCGCGTCTCGCTGTTGCTGGTCCACGCGTCCAGGCTCCAGCAGCTGCCCCCGTTCGCGGGGCCGGTGGTCCGCATCGACACCGAACGGGAGGTCATCGCCCGGTGCTCCGCGCTTCCGGTCGCCTCCACCGTCTGCCCCGACAACCTCGCCTACGTCATCTACACCTCCGGCTCCACCGGCAGGCCCAAGGGCAGCGCCATCGTCCATCGCGGCATCTGCGCCCTGCTCTTCCAGACGAACTTCGTCCGCTTCTCGCCGAAGGACCGCGTCGCCCAGGCCTCCAACGCCTCCTTCGACCCGAGCACCTTCGAAATCTGGGGGGCGCTGCTCCACGGAGCCCGGCTCGTCGGCATCACCGCGGACCCGGCGCGCGAGCCGCACGAGCTGGCCGCCCAGATTCACGACGAGGCCATCACGGTGATGTTCGTCACCACCGCGGTGCTCCACCTGCTGGCGCGGCAGATTCCGGACGCGTTCCGCGACGTGCACACGCTCGTGTTCGGAGGCGAGGCCGCGGACCCGCTGGCGCTGCGAGAGGTGCTCCGACACGGGCCCCCGCGCCGACTGCTCAACGGCTACGGCCCCACCGAGTGCACGGTCTTCTCCACCTTCCACGCCATCGACTCGCCGCCGCCGCTCGGACAGCCCGTGCCCATCGGGCGGCCCATCACGAACGGCCCGGTCTACCTGCTGGACGAGCACCTGCGGCCGGTGCCCGTCGGTGTCCCCGGGGAGCTGTATGTCGCGGGAGAGCGACTGGGTCGTGGTTACTTCCACCGCCCGGACCTCACCGCGCGCACGTATGTGCCCGACCCCTTCGGCAGCCAACCGGGGGGGCGCCTCTACAAGACGGGGGACCTGGGCCGCTACCTGGCCAACGGCCGCATCGAGTACCTGGGCCGCGCCGACCTGCAGGTGAAGATTCGCGGCTTCCGGGTGGAGCTGGGCGAGGTCGAGGAGTCGCTGCGGCAGCACCCGTCCGTGGAGGACTGCACGGTGGTGGCGCTGGAGATGGGCGGGGACCGCAAGCTGGCCGCGTACCTCGTCTCACGGGGACAGGCGCCCTCGCAGTCGTCCCTGCGCGCGTGGCTGCGGGAGCGGTTGCCCGAGCACATGGTGCCCGCGTCCTTCACGGTGCTGCCGGTGCTGCCGCTCACGCCGAACGGCAAGGTGGATCGACGCGCCCTGCCCTCGCCCGAGGCGCCCCAGGGAGAGGCCTCCACGCATCAGGCCCCGCGCACCTTCACGGAGGAGACGCTCTGCCGGATGTGGGCGTCCCTGCTGGGGATGGCGCGCGTGGGCATCCACGACAACTTCTTCCACCTGGGTGGGCACTCGCTCCTGGCGACGCAGGTCGTCTCGCGGGTGCGCGCGGAGCTCGGGGTGGAGGTCTCCTTGCGCACGTTGTTCTCGGCGCCCACGGTGGCCGACCTGGCGAGGCACGTCTCTCGCGCGGAGCCCCCCGTGGTGCTCGCGCGGCCAGTGCCTCCGCTGCGCAAGGTGTCTCGGGAAGGAGCGCTGCGGGTGTCGTTCGCGCAGGAGCGCCTGTGGCGGTTCTTCCAGCGCGCGCCCGAGTCCAGCGCCTACAACATCCCGCGCGCGTTCCGGTTGAAGGGACGGCTGGAGGCCCGGCACCTCGAGGCCGCGTTCCAGGGGCTCATCGCCCGGCATGAGACGTTGCGTGTCACGTACTCCGAGGAGGACGGGGTGCCGCTCCAGCACCTCCATCCCTCGATGGACTTCCCCTTCCGGGAGGTGGACCTCCGAGGGCGCGAGGACCGCGAGGAGGAGGCGCGACGCCTGATGTTGGAATCCGCGCTGCGCCCGTTCGACCTGACGCGAGGGCCGCTGATTCACGGGATGCTGCTCCGATTGGAGGACGAGGAGCACCTGCTGTTCTGGAGCATGCACCACATCACGGCGGACGGCTGGTCCATGGGCGTCATCTCGCGAGAGCTGAGCCGGCTCTACACGGCCAGCGTCACGGGGGGCGCGCATGGGCTGCCGCCGTTGGGCATCCAGTATCCCGACTACGCGGCCTGGCAGCGCGACTGGCTGTCGGGGGCGGAGCTGAAGGAGCGGTTGGGGTTCTGGAAGAAGGCGCTCGCTGGAGCGCCCACGCGGCTCGACCTCCCCACGGACAAGCCACGGCCCTCGGTGCGGACCTTCAACGGACGTCATCTGAGCGTGGAGTTGGGCGTGGAGCGCAGCCATGCCTTGAATGCGCTCTGTCGTCAGGAGCAGGTGACGCCCTTCATGGCGGTGCTCGCCGTCTTCGGCGCGGTGTTGGCGCGACACTCGGGGCAGGAGGAGGTGGTCATCGGCTCGCCCATCGCCAACCGCCTCCGGCCCGAGCTGGAGCCCCTCATCGGGATGTTCGTCAACGGGCTGTGCTTGCGAGTCAATCTGCAGGGCCGCCCCGCCTATCGGGAGCTGCTCCAGCGGGTGCGAGAGGAGACCCTGGCGGGCTATGCCCATCAGGAAGTCCCACTGGACCAGGTGATGGCCTCACTCGGGGTGGAGCTGCCCGTCAACCGCCCGCCGGTGTTCCAGGCGATGTTCGTGTTGCAGAACGCCCCCACCGCGCCGCTGGAGCTCCCGGGGCTCACGGTCCTCAACGAGTCCGTCAATCGCGGCTCCGTCACGTATGAGCTGACATGGGCGCTGACGGAGACGCCCGAGGGGTTCTCGGGCATCTTGGAGTTCAACACGGACCTGTTCGAGCCCACCACCGCGGCTCGCATCCTCGCGGACCTGTTGGAGTCGCTGGATGCCGCGCTGGCGGACCCGGATGCGAGCCTGGGGCTGGAGACGCGCGCGGGCTAG
- a CDS encoding 3-hydroxyacyl-ACP dehydratase FabZ family protein, producing the protein MPSPEPQQRPRAVPVVLNKAERQPRPLGFTALREWLRHRHPMILLDRIVDHEPGDFLEALVSISGNLDCIAGHFPERAIYPGSNLIQAFAQAGIILYQMSTSPLAEDELTLIGSVESRFLQVVVPGDQVVLRIQKNRLAGGLFVYSGKAMVGTRRVAAFRASLIRAKVSELGSPLW; encoded by the coding sequence ATGCCTTCCCCCGAACCTCAGCAGCGCCCTCGAGCGGTCCCCGTCGTCCTGAACAAGGCCGAGCGCCAGCCCAGGCCCCTGGGCTTCACCGCCCTGCGCGAGTGGCTGCGGCACCGCCACCCGATGATTCTGTTGGACCGCATCGTCGACCACGAGCCGGGCGACTTCCTGGAGGCGCTCGTCTCCATCTCCGGGAACCTGGACTGCATCGCGGGCCACTTCCCCGAGCGCGCCATCTACCCCGGCAGCAACCTCATCCAGGCCTTCGCCCAGGCGGGCATCATCCTCTACCAGATGAGCACCTCGCCCCTGGCCGAGGACGAGCTGACCTTGATTGGCTCGGTGGAGAGCCGGTTCCTCCAGGTCGTCGTGCCCGGGGACCAGGTGGTGCTGCGCATCCAGAAGAACCGGCTCGCGGGAGGGCTCTTCGTCTACTCGGGCAAGGCGATGGTGGGCACGCGTCGGGTGGCGGCGTTCCGCGCGAGCCTCATCCGCGCCAAGGTCTCGGAGCTGGGCTCGCCGCTATGGTAG
- a CDS encoding beta-ketoacyl-[acyl-carrier-protein] synthase family protein yields the protein MVAPIAVTGAAWSTALGHGLEDVWRRLLAGEHGFVEVASPHRLRNTLAAVIPSRGEGPAPRLRRFAVETLGRALTEAGLDARGATTRLVLGTSLGAWLDDEGEWTAPLHAWADEVARAVGARERPVSLSTACSSGADAILVGAELIRSGAAEVCVCGGVDVMTPSKRLAHSALSTMSPTRSRAFDTRHDGMLLGEGAGFLVLESLEHARGRSASLLALFRGAGSANDAASMTSPDPAALGARLAMERALQDARVSARDIGLINAHGSATPANDRAEAEAFRALFGTGPRPCVFATKGAFGHTLGATGAMEAIALILALREGVVPPIVGLEQPDKDFPCPLPVGRPVRHEERLGLSLTLGFGGFDTALVFEAAR from the coding sequence ATGGTAGCGCCCATCGCGGTGACCGGGGCCGCGTGGAGCACGGCCCTGGGCCACGGGCTCGAGGATGTGTGGCGGCGACTGCTCGCCGGTGAGCACGGCTTCGTCGAGGTGGCCTCTCCGCATCGGCTGCGCAACACGCTGGCCGCGGTCATCCCCTCACGGGGGGAGGGTCCCGCGCCCCGGCTGCGGAGGTTCGCGGTGGAGACGCTCGGTCGCGCGCTGACGGAGGCCGGGCTGGACGCGCGCGGAGCCACGACGAGACTGGTCCTGGGCACGAGCCTGGGCGCGTGGCTCGACGACGAGGGCGAGTGGACGGCGCCGCTCCACGCCTGGGCGGACGAGGTGGCCCGGGCGGTGGGGGCGCGTGAGCGGCCTGTCAGTCTCTCCACGGCGTGCTCCTCGGGGGCGGACGCCATCCTCGTCGGGGCGGAGCTCATCCGCTCCGGTGCCGCGGAGGTGTGCGTCTGCGGCGGCGTGGATGTCATGACGCCAAGCAAGCGGCTGGCGCACTCGGCGCTCTCCACCATGTCCCCCACCCGCTCGCGCGCCTTCGACACGCGGCATGACGGCATGTTGTTGGGCGAGGGCGCGGGGTTCCTGGTGTTGGAGTCCCTGGAGCATGCGCGGGGGCGCTCGGCTTCGCTGCTCGCGCTCTTCCGGGGAGCGGGCTCGGCCAACGACGCGGCGAGCATGACCTCGCCGGACCCAGCGGCGTTGGGGGCGCGGTTGGCGATGGAGCGGGCGCTCCAGGACGCGCGGGTCTCGGCTCGGGACATCGGGCTCATCAACGCGCATGGCTCGGCGACGCCGGCGAATGACCGCGCGGAGGCAGAGGCGTTCCGGGCGCTGTTCGGGACGGGCCCGCGTCCGTGTGTCTTCGCGACGAAGGGGGCCTTCGGACACACGTTGGGGGCCACGGGAGCGATGGAGGCGATCGCGCTCATCCTCGCGCTGCGCGAGGGAGTAGTGCCGCCCATCGTCGGACTGGAGCAGCCCGACAAGGACTTCCCCTGCCCGCTCCCCGTGGGGCGGCCGGTGAGGCACGAGGAGCGGCTCGGACTGAGCCTGACGCTCGGCTTCGGTGGGTTCGATACCGCGCTCGTCTTCGAGGCGGCGCGATGA
- a CDS encoding coronafacic acid synthetase → MNPTTSLVLRGGARTRGGGANPYVAKVKTSVRYADPMAWTLVLAVGEVLESLGESFRASADRCSLIHVGTQAPPEALSSAAREALRGFASPIRFPAAPPSAPTGLACIVHGIRGPTLALTLPVTEGAGLALSLSTAWLMRGVIDYALIATTAAVSGEEPRAACVVLSRGEGQPVDTALLVQALLPASRATDEVRP, encoded by the coding sequence ATGAACCCGACGACCTCGCTGGTGCTCCGTGGCGGCGCGCGGACGCGCGGTGGTGGAGCGAATCCCTACGTGGCGAAGGTGAAGACCTCCGTCCGCTACGCGGACCCGATGGCCTGGACGCTGGTGCTCGCGGTGGGAGAGGTCCTCGAGTCGCTGGGCGAGAGCTTCCGCGCATCGGCGGACCGATGCTCGCTCATCCACGTGGGCACCCAGGCGCCACCGGAGGCCCTGTCCAGCGCCGCTCGCGAGGCCTTGCGTGGCTTCGCATCGCCCATCCGTTTCCCTGCCGCGCCTCCGAGCGCGCCGACGGGTCTGGCCTGCATCGTCCACGGGATTCGAGGTCCGACGCTCGCGCTGACGCTGCCCGTGACGGAGGGGGCTGGACTCGCGTTGTCGCTCTCCACGGCCTGGCTCATGCGCGGTGTCATCGACTACGCGCTCATCGCGACGACGGCGGCGGTGTCCGGAGAGGAGCCTCGCGCCGCATGTGTGGTGCTCTCACGCGGCGAAGGGCAACCCGTGGACACGGCGCTGCTGGTGCAGGCCCTACTCCCGGCGTCGCGCGCCACTGACGAGGTGCGTCCATGA
- a CDS encoding class I adenylate-forming enzyme family protein — protein MTELADIPLSSIQAFLDRVRDLTCETGTSTRHRVEPLAEAWRAHGLRPGDVVLLALPNGAELLTQLFAILAARGVPALVSPSAPALRQQALVEALPARALVTMRRPAPLIRGVDRFHLGGAEVAMFSEAPPPGAQPGEMVLLTSGTSGFASGCVFDLEALFRNARRHSDAVGLRPGDTVLVNLPLYYSYSMVAQAFASLLRGADLVISGPPFQPAAYLRLLAEQGITVSALTPLLVRALLQQGGAFLEDLRSLGVGGDVLSPEHVAQLLRLRPRGELYLTYGLSEAGPRVATLAAHAEPPHRYASVGRPLPGTQVSLFPRGPGGQQELLVSSDTLMKRRIGLVEGDKLHAWRGPRLLATGDIFDIDADGYLYFQGRLSDFLVRGSEKICMASVRRLATTLPGVLTARTQVVSGTEGDDYEMILTVADEGRPLEHVSEALSRLLRLAERPRRIQVVSADGNTAALHK, from the coding sequence ATGACCGAGCTCGCTGACATCCCTCTCTCCTCCATCCAGGCGTTCCTGGACCGTGTTCGGGACCTGACCTGCGAGACGGGTACGTCCACCCGACACCGGGTGGAGCCCCTCGCCGAGGCATGGCGAGCACATGGACTGAGACCGGGCGATGTCGTCCTCCTCGCCCTGCCGAACGGAGCCGAGCTGCTCACCCAGCTCTTCGCCATCCTCGCCGCCCGTGGCGTGCCCGCCCTGGTGTCACCGTCCGCGCCAGCATTGCGACAACAGGCCCTCGTGGAGGCGCTCCCCGCACGCGCGTTGGTCACCATGCGCCGCCCCGCGCCCCTGATTCGGGGTGTGGACCGCTTCCACCTGGGCGGAGCGGAAGTCGCCATGTTCTCCGAGGCACCACCTCCCGGCGCCCAGCCCGGCGAGATGGTGCTGCTCACCTCGGGCACGTCGGGCTTCGCCAGCGGCTGCGTGTTCGACCTGGAGGCGCTCTTCCGCAACGCGCGTCGTCACTCGGACGCCGTGGGCCTGCGTCCGGGCGACACCGTGCTGGTGAACCTGCCGCTCTACTACTCGTACTCGATGGTGGCCCAGGCCTTCGCCTCACTGCTTCGCGGCGCGGACCTGGTCATCAGCGGCCCCCCGTTCCAGCCCGCGGCCTATCTGCGACTGCTCGCCGAGCAGGGCATCACCGTCTCCGCCCTCACGCCCCTCCTGGTGCGCGCGCTCCTCCAACAAGGCGGAGCCTTCCTCGAGGACTTGCGCTCACTCGGCGTCGGAGGGGACGTGCTCTCCCCCGAGCACGTGGCGCAATTGCTTCGCCTGCGTCCACGCGGAGAGCTGTACCTCACCTATGGGCTGTCCGAGGCCGGTCCCCGGGTGGCCACGCTCGCGGCCCATGCGGAGCCCCCACACCGATACGCGTCCGTGGGACGTCCCCTGCCCGGTACACAGGTGTCACTCTTCCCACGAGGCCCCGGCGGACAACAGGAGCTGCTGGTCTCCTCCGACACGCTGATGAAGCGGCGCATCGGACTGGTGGAGGGCGACAAGCTGCACGCGTGGCGCGGCCCCCGTCTGCTGGCCACCGGCGACATCTTCGACATCGACGCGGACGGCTACCTGTACTTCCAGGGGCGGCTCTCCGACTTCCTCGTCCGCGGCAGCGAGAAGATATGCATGGCCTCCGTGCGGCGCCTGGCCACCACGCTCCCGGGTGTGCTCACGGCGCGAACCCAGGTCGTCTCCGGCACGGAGGGAGATGACTACGAGATGATCCTCACCGTGGCCGACGAGGGCCGACCCCTGGAGCACGTGTCCGAGGCGCTCTCGCGGCTTTTGCGACTCGCCGAGCGCCCCCGACGCATCCAGGTCGTCTCCGCCGACGGCAACACCGCCGCCCTGCACAAGTGA